The Flavobacterium sp. 123 genome contains a region encoding:
- a CDS encoding Rrf2 family transcriptional regulator: MLSKKTKYGIKALTFLARQEDQTPVQIAEIAKSENISIKFLESILLLLRHSGFLGAKKGKGGGYYLIKDPKDINMAHVYRILEGPIALLPCVSHNFYEKCDDCIDEASCSVHKLMTEVRDNTLMILENNSLADISF, from the coding sequence ATGCTTTCAAAGAAAACAAAATACGGAATTAAAGCACTAACTTTTTTGGCACGCCAAGAAGATCAAACGCCTGTGCAAATTGCTGAAATAGCAAAAAGCGAAAATATTTCGATTAAGTTTTTAGAAAGTATTTTATTGCTTTTGCGTCACTCTGGTTTTTTGGGAGCTAAGAAGGGCAAAGGTGGAGGATATTACTTAATAAAAGATCCTAAAGATATTAATATGGCTCATGTCTATCGAATTCTCGAAGGGCCAATTGCTTTATTGCCATGTGTGAGTCATAATTTTTATGAAAAATGTGATGATTGTATTGATGAAGCTAGCTGTTCTGTACATAAATTAATGACAGAAGTGCGTGATAATACCTTGATGATTTTAGAGAATAACTCTCTTGCAGACATTTCTTTTTAG
- a CDS encoding PLP-dependent aspartate aminotransferase family protein, whose amino-acid sequence MNEQEFGFETQAIRNQLERTQYLEHSVPLYLTSSFVFEDAEDMRASFAEEKDRNIYSRYSNPNTNEFIDKVCQMEGAESGFAFSSGMAAVYSTLAALLNSGDHIVSAGSVFGATHSLFMNYFLKWGIETTYFDINKPETIESCIKPNTKILFAESPTNPAIDIIDLELLGDIAKKHNLVLIIDNCFATPYLQQPIKWGAHLVVHSATKLMDGQGRVLGGITVGDAELIQKIYLFSRLTGPSLSPFNAWVLSKSLETLAIRLDRHCENAMKVAEFLEQHPNVNKVKYPFLKSHPQYEIAQKQMKLGGNIVAFEIKGGLEAGRAFLDKIKLCSLSPNLGDSRTIVTHPASTTHSKLSVEERLAVSITDGLVRVSVGLETVKDVIADLEQALS is encoded by the coding sequence ATGAACGAACAAGAATTTGGTTTTGAAACTCAAGCCATACGCAATCAATTAGAACGCACTCAATATTTAGAGCATTCCGTGCCTTTGTACTTAACTTCTAGTTTTGTATTTGAAGATGCCGAAGATATGCGTGCTTCATTCGCTGAAGAGAAAGATCGAAATATTTATTCTCGTTACAGTAATCCAAATACGAACGAGTTTATCGATAAAGTTTGCCAAATGGAAGGTGCGGAATCTGGTTTTGCTTTCTCATCCGGAATGGCGGCGGTATATTCTACCTTGGCTGCTTTGTTAAACTCAGGAGATCATATCGTTTCTGCAGGAAGTGTTTTTGGTGCAACACACTCTTTGTTTATGAATTATTTTCTAAAATGGGGAATTGAAACCACTTATTTTGATATTAATAAACCCGAAACTATTGAAAGTTGTATCAAACCAAATACTAAAATTCTTTTTGCCGAATCACCTACGAATCCTGCAATTGATATTATCGATTTGGAATTGCTTGGTGATATTGCTAAAAAGCATAATCTAGTTTTGATTATCGACAACTGCTTTGCAACGCCATATTTGCAACAACCTATTAAATGGGGAGCGCATTTGGTGGTACATTCAGCAACAAAATTAATGGACGGTCAAGGTAGAGTTCTTGGTGGAATAACTGTAGGTGATGCTGAATTGATTCAAAAAATCTATTTGTTTTCTCGACTTACAGGGCCTTCTTTATCACCGTTTAATGCGTGGGTATTGTCAAAAAGTTTAGAAACTTTGGCAATTCGTTTAGACAGACACTGCGAAAATGCGATGAAAGTAGCTGAGTTTTTAGAACAGCATCCTAACGTAAATAAGGTAAAATATCCGTTCTTGAAATCGCATCCACAATATGAAATTGCTCAAAAACAAATGAAATTGGGTGGTAATATTGTTGCTTTCGAAATCAAAGGCGGTCTTGAAGCCGGAAGAGCTTTCTTAGATAAAATAAAATTATGTTCGTTGTCACCTAATTTAGGAGATAGTAGAACTATTGTTACACATCCTGCTTCTACAACACATAGTAAATTATCAGTCGAAGAGCGTTTGGCTGTAAGTATTACGGATGGTTTAGTAAGGGTTTCTGTTGGATTAGAAACGGTAAAAGATGTAATTGCTGATTTGGAGCAAGCACTTTCGTAA
- a CDS encoding sulfate adenylyltransferase subunit 1 — MEVLKIATAGSVDDGKSTLIGRLLYDTKSLTTDKIEAIEKSSKQKGYDYLDFSLATDGLVAEREQGITIDVAHIYFSTAKKSYIIADTPGHVEYTRNMVTGASTSQVSIILIDARKGVIEQTYRHFFINNLLRVKEVIVAINKMDLVDYSEEVFNKIKTDFQELNSKSSFKEQNVSYIPLSAINGGNVADKSENMPWYTGQTVLEHLEALEPEDVFETGKARFPVQTVIRPKTEEYHDFRGYAGKLYGNNIKVGDAVTVLPSLTESKVTNIHFFDQQFDEATAGSSITIELDNDINVTRGDMIVKSNELPKIEKDINTTICWMDSKKLVAGTKYLVQHNTNRVLAKIESVKNVIATDYSGVTPATQLSINEIGEVTIKLSKALYFDAYNDNKSNGAFILIDAATNTTAGVGFIK, encoded by the coding sequence ATGGAAGTTTTAAAAATAGCAACAGCAGGTAGTGTAGATGACGGAAAGAGCACATTAATCGGGAGATTATTATACGATACAAAATCGTTGACTACCGATAAAATTGAAGCAATAGAAAAAAGCAGTAAGCAAAAAGGATATGATTATTTAGATTTTTCATTGGCTACTGATGGTTTAGTTGCGGAGAGAGAACAAGGAATCACAATTGATGTGGCTCATATTTATTTTTCGACTGCAAAGAAAAGTTACATCATTGCAGATACTCCTGGTCACGTAGAATATACGCGTAATATGGTTACGGGTGCTTCTACTTCGCAAGTATCTATCATTTTGATTGATGCTCGTAAAGGAGTAATTGAGCAAACATACCGTCACTTTTTTATCAATAATTTATTGCGTGTAAAAGAGGTAATTGTTGCAATTAACAAAATGGATTTAGTGGATTACTCTGAAGAAGTATTCAACAAAATCAAAACTGATTTCCAAGAATTGAACAGCAAAAGTTCTTTCAAAGAGCAAAACGTAAGTTATATTCCGTTGAGCGCTATCAATGGAGGAAATGTTGCTGATAAATCGGAGAATATGCCTTGGTATACAGGACAAACTGTATTAGAGCATTTAGAAGCTTTAGAGCCAGAAGATGTTTTTGAAACAGGTAAAGCACGTTTCCCAGTTCAAACGGTTATCAGACCAAAAACAGAAGAGTATCATGACTTCAGAGGATATGCTGGAAAATTGTACGGAAACAATATTAAAGTGGGAGATGCAGTAACGGTTCTTCCATCTTTGACAGAGTCTAAAGTGACTAATATTCACTTTTTTGATCAACAATTTGACGAAGCAACTGCAGGTTCTTCTATCACTATTGAATTAGATAATGATATCAATGTGACTAGAGGGGATATGATTGTAAAATCAAATGAGTTGCCTAAAATTGAGAAAGATATCAATACAACTATTTGTTGGATGGACAGCAAAAAGTTAGTTGCGGGGACAAAATATTTAGTACAACACAACACCAACAGAGTTTTAGCAAAAATTGAAAGCGTTAAAAATGTAATTGCAACTGATTATTCAGGAGTGACACCAGCGACTCAATTGAGCATTAATGAAATAGGTGAAGTGACTATTAAATTAAGCAAAGCTTTGTATTTTGATGCCTATAATGACAACAAATCGAACGGCGCTTTTATTTTAATTGATGCTGCAACCAATACAACTGCTGGAGTTGGATTTATAAAATAA
- a CDS encoding sulfite exporter TauE/SafE family protein, translating into MSKELKENNVAIKTETTFVERLWVLIPVILLVGLLSTLVYNHYNEFSWNGFIAGFNQEFLIFFAIGVFAQLVDGTLGMGYGATSTSFLLAYGVPPVISSTGVHVAEMFTTGASAISHHRFGNINKKLVKHLLIPGVLGSATGAYLLSDVIDGDVIKPFIAVYMIVLAIIIMKKALKKNIVKKKTKSLDLLASFGGFMDAVGGGGWGPIVTSTLLGRGRNPRYTIGSVNAAEFAVSFASGITFMLFGGIHGWQVIIGLILGGVIAAPLAAFLVNKIQRKPMMIAVGLLIIVLSLRTLSKLL; encoded by the coding sequence ATGAGTAAAGAATTGAAAGAAAATAATGTTGCAATTAAAACAGAAACTACTTTTGTAGAACGTTTATGGGTTTTGATACCGGTAATTTTATTGGTAGGGTTATTGTCGACATTAGTGTATAACCATTATAATGAGTTTTCTTGGAATGGCTTTATAGCAGGTTTTAATCAAGAATTTTTAATCTTTTTTGCTATTGGTGTTTTTGCACAATTAGTAGATGGTACTTTAGGAATGGGTTATGGTGCAACTTCAACTTCTTTTTTATTAGCATATGGAGTTCCTCCAGTTATTAGTAGTACAGGAGTTCACGTTGCTGAAATGTTTACTACTGGAGCTTCGGCTATTTCTCATCACAGATTTGGAAATATAAATAAAAAATTAGTAAAACATCTTTTGATTCCAGGCGTTTTAGGTTCTGCAACTGGAGCTTATTTATTGTCGGATGTAATTGATGGAGATGTAATTAAGCCATTTATTGCAGTGTATATGATTGTTTTGGCAATTATAATCATGAAAAAAGCATTGAAAAAGAATATTGTTAAAAAGAAAACAAAAAGTTTGGATCTTTTAGCTTCTTTCGGAGGATTTATGGATGCCGTTGGAGGAGGAGGATGGGGACCTATTGTTACGTCTACATTATTAGGACGTGGTAGAAATCCTCGTTATACAATTGGTTCTGTAAATGCGGCGGAATTTGCAGTTTCTTTTGCAAGTGGAATCACATTTATGCTTTTTGGAGGAATTCACGGATGGCAAGTAATTATTGGTTTGATTTTAGGTGGAGTTATTGCAGCGCCACTAGCAGCTTTTTTAGTAAATAAAATTCAAAGAAAGCCAATGATGATTGCAGTAGGCTTATTAATTATCGTTTTGAGTTTAAGAACATTATCTAAATTATTATAA
- a CDS encoding bifunctional precorrin-2 dehydrogenase/sirohydrochlorin ferrochelatase: MERNELYPVFLKLQNLNVLIVGGGNVGLEKLSFMLKSSPNANVEVVAPKFLPELEALVQKHPSVKLTYKKFNRWMLRKRHMVIACTDDLKVNKRVFDLCRKRHLICNIADTPNLCDYYLGGIVTKGNVKIAISTNGKSPTTAKRLREFFEEIIPDDINKMVENLNEYRKTLKGNFEDKVQKMNEITEALKNKE; encoded by the coding sequence ATGGAAAGAAATGAATTATATCCTGTTTTTTTAAAACTACAAAACCTTAATGTGTTGATTGTAGGCGGAGGAAACGTGGGTTTAGAAAAATTGTCTTTCATGTTGAAATCGAGTCCAAATGCTAATGTTGAGGTTGTGGCACCAAAGTTTTTACCAGAACTAGAAGCTTTAGTACAAAAACATCCTTCGGTAAAATTGACCTATAAAAAGTTCAATCGCTGGATGCTTCGCAAACGCCACATGGTAATTGCTTGTACGGATGATTTGAAAGTAAATAAAAGAGTATTCGACTTGTGCCGAAAAAGGCATTTGATTTGCAACATAGCGGATACGCCAAATTTATGTGATTATTATTTGGGTGGTATTGTGACCAAAGGAAATGTGAAAATTGCTATTTCTACCAATGGAAAATCGCCAACTACAGCCAAAAGATTACGCGAGTTTTTTGAAGAAATCATTCCGGACGATATTAATAAAATGGTCGAAAACCTAAATGAATATCGCAAAACGCTAAAAGGAAATTTCGAGGATAAAGTTCAAAAGATGAACGAAATCACCGAAGCATTAAAAAATAAAGAATAA
- a CDS encoding NAD(P)/FAD-dependent oxidoreductase: protein MVKTDILIIGAGPTGLFAVFEAGLLKLKCHILDALPQAGGQLSELYPKKPIYDIPGFPEVLAGDLVDNLMEQIKQFEPGFTLGERAETIEKQEDGTFIVTSNKGKKFHAPVIAIAGGLGSFEPRKPLIEDIEFYEDKGIKYFIKNPEKFRDKRVVIAGGGDSALDWSIFLSNVASEVTLIHRRNEFRGALDSVEKVQELKSAGKIKMITPGEVVGLNGAEHLESVDVDIDGAHRNIPTDYFIPLFGLTPKLGPIGNWGLEIEKNAIKVNNALDYQTNIPGIFAIGDVNTYPGKLKLILCGFHEATIMCQAAYQIINPGKKYVLKYTTVSGVDGFDGTRKEAPKAVVKAIV from the coding sequence ATGGTTAAAACAGACATACTTATAATAGGAGCCGGACCAACAGGTTTATTTGCAGTTTTTGAAGCAGGATTGTTAAAATTAAAATGCCATATCCTTGATGCATTACCACAAGCTGGTGGGCAACTTTCGGAATTGTATCCAAAAAAACCTATCTATGATATTCCAGGTTTCCCGGAAGTATTAGCAGGTGATTTGGTTGATAATTTAATGGAACAAATCAAGCAATTCGAACCAGGATTTACTCTTGGAGAACGTGCTGAAACAATCGAAAAACAAGAAGATGGAACTTTTATAGTGACTTCAAATAAAGGAAAAAAATTCCATGCGCCAGTAATTGCTATTGCAGGTGGATTAGGAAGTTTTGAACCAAGAAAACCACTTATTGAAGATATCGAGTTTTATGAAGATAAAGGAATTAAATACTTTATCAAAAACCCAGAAAAATTCAGAGACAAAAGAGTCGTAATTGCAGGAGGTGGAGATTCCGCTTTAGACTGGAGTATTTTCTTGTCAAATGTTGCTTCTGAAGTAACGTTAATTCACAGAAGAAACGAATTTAGAGGAGCTTTAGATTCTGTTGAAAAAGTTCAAGAATTAAAATCAGCTGGAAAAATCAAAATGATTACTCCAGGTGAAGTTGTTGGATTGAATGGAGCAGAACATTTAGAATCTGTTGATGTGGATATTGACGGAGCACACAGAAATATTCCAACAGATTATTTCATCCCACTTTTTGGATTAACACCAAAATTAGGACCTATTGGAAACTGGGGATTAGAAATTGAGAAAAATGCAATCAAAGTAAACAACGCTTTAGATTATCAAACAAATATCCCTGGTATTTTTGCCATTGGTGACGTAAATACGTATCCAGGTAAATTAAAATTGATTCTTTGTGGATTCCACGAAGCAACAATAATGTGTCAGGCAGCCTACCAAATTATTAATCCAGGTAAAAAATATGTATTAAAATATACAACCGTTTCTGGAGTAGATGGATTTGACGGTACTCGTAAAGAAGCGCCAAAAGCAGTGGTAAAAGCCATCGTCTAA
- the cobA gene encoding uroporphyrinogen-III C-methyltransferase — protein MHKTIQPKVTLVGAGPGDPDLLTLKGVKALAEANVVLYDALANEEIMTYTPKKAIRIFVGKRKGCHEYTQDQINQLIVDNALTYGHVVRLKGGDPFIFGRGSEEIEYAESFGIPTFVVPGISSSIAVPAYQGISLTKRGTSESFWVITGTTSDRNLSDDVALAAQSSATVVILMGMSKLAQIVSLFQKESKGETPVAIIQNGTTPQEKIGVGTINSIQKVVAENNLSSPAIIVIGEVVKQSNKLKGFYEEFILSRIA, from the coding sequence ATGCATAAAACAATACAACCCAAAGTAACTTTAGTTGGCGCTGGTCCTGGTGATCCAGATTTGCTTACTCTGAAAGGAGTAAAAGCACTTGCTGAAGCGAATGTGGTTTTGTATGATGCCTTGGCCAATGAAGAAATAATGACTTACACTCCTAAAAAAGCGATTCGGATATTTGTTGGAAAAAGAAAAGGCTGTCACGAATATACGCAAGATCAAATCAATCAGTTGATTGTAGATAATGCGCTTACCTATGGGCATGTCGTTCGATTGAAAGGTGGTGATCCGTTTATTTTTGGTCGTGGAAGTGAAGAAATTGAATATGCTGAAAGTTTTGGAATTCCTACCTTTGTTGTGCCTGGAATTTCATCATCGATTGCAGTTCCTGCTTATCAAGGAATTTCTTTGACAAAAAGAGGAACTTCTGAAAGTTTTTGGGTAATTACAGGAACAACTTCTGATAGGAATTTGTCTGATGATGTGGCGTTAGCAGCGCAATCTTCAGCAACTGTTGTGATTTTGATGGGAATGAGTAAATTAGCACAAATAGTTTCTTTGTTCCAAAAGGAATCCAAAGGAGAAACGCCCGTTGCAATTATTCAAAATGGAACTACTCCACAAGAAAAAATTGGAGTTGGAACTATAAATAGTATTCAAAAAGTTGTTGCCGAAAATAATTTGAGTTCTCCAGCCATTATTGTTATTGGTGAAGTAGTCAAACAAAGCAATAAATTAAAAGGGTTTTACGAAGAGTTTATTTTAAGTAGAATCGCATAA
- a CDS encoding phosphoadenylyl-sulfate reductase: MSVAIANTLLDKTKGFSIEETLSFLANEYKDKVVFSTSFGQEDQVVTALIAKNDLPITIFTLDTGRLFQETYDVFHKTLKKYKKEIKTYFPEASQVEELLNKKGPNSFYESVENRKECCFIRKVAPLTKALKGNTIWITGLRAEQSENRSDLDFFEYDAHFDIIKFNPLLKWTLEEVQKYIDENNVPQNTLHKQGFVSIGCAPCTRAIAPGEDIRAGRWSWESSHKECGLHQK, translated from the coding sequence ATGAGTGTAGCAATTGCAAATACTTTATTAGATAAAACGAAAGGGTTTAGTATTGAAGAGACACTTTCATTTTTAGCTAACGAATACAAAGACAAAGTAGTTTTTTCAACTTCTTTTGGTCAAGAAGATCAAGTGGTTACGGCTTTAATCGCCAAAAATGATTTGCCAATTACCATTTTTACTTTGGATACAGGAAGATTGTTTCAAGAAACCTATGATGTTTTTCATAAGACACTGAAAAAGTATAAAAAAGAAATCAAAACGTATTTTCCTGAAGCGTCTCAAGTAGAAGAATTGTTGAATAAAAAAGGACCTAACAGTTTCTATGAATCAGTTGAAAATAGAAAAGAATGTTGTTTTATTCGTAAAGTAGCACCTTTGACCAAAGCATTGAAAGGAAACACAATTTGGATTACTGGACTAAGAGCAGAGCAGTCTGAAAACAGAAGTGATTTAGATTTTTTTGAGTATGATGCCCATTTTGATATCATCAAATTCAATCCGCTATTGAAATGGACTTTAGAAGAAGTTCAGAAATATATAGACGAAAACAATGTGCCGCAAAACACATTACATAAACAAGGTTTTGTAAGCATAGGTTGTGCGCCATGTACCAGAGCAATTGCACCTGGAGAAGATATTAGAGCAGGAAGATGGTCTTGGGAATCAAGTCATAAAGAATGTGGTTTGCACCAGAAATAA
- a CDS encoding HEPN domain-containing protein, which translates to MQSFRTEIEDPIVQKDIIDLERKIALFRDGKIDDERFRSLRLARGVYGQRQEGVQMIRIKLPFGKVTSEQLLRITKVSDEYSTGRLHITTRQDIQIHYVSLDRTPQLWAELEKDDVTLREACGNTVRNITASETAGIDSEEPFDVSPYAHALFQFFLRNPVCQEMGRKFKMSFSSSDKDTGLSYLHDLGFIPKIVNGERGFKVMLGGGLGSQPSHAELLSEFIPVNQIIPTTEGVLRIFDRYGERAKRLKARMKFLIKELGRDEFLRLVEEEKKALSYQTVEIDTTAFDGEIPAPLLEAPKVVIEDTAAFEAWKKSNVIAQKQAGYVAIGIKVLLGDFYTDKARALAELIKNYAANELRFSLRQDILIRHVKEENLPFFYQELAKLDFVALGYNTIADITACPGTDTCNLGIASSTGIAVELERVLETEYPQYSNNQDITIKISGCMNACGQHNMAEIGFQGMSINAGKLVAPALQVLLGGGNLGNGNGRFSDKVIKIPSRRGPDALRFILNDFEANGNGQSFLEYYDAKGEKYFYEFLKPLADVTNLTEADFVDWGNADNYVKAVGVGECAGVVIDLVATLLFEAKDKLTFAQEAFEEGKWADAIYLAYAGYVNGAKALLLAEKQKTNHHAGIIDLFDTVFVESNKIKLNGTFKALVYQIKENEPSAEFAKKYIQEAVSFFETIEDYRAKDLANA; encoded by the coding sequence ATGCAAAGTTTTAGAACCGAAATAGAAGATCCGATTGTCCAAAAAGACATTATCGATTTAGAAAGAAAAATTGCTTTATTCCGTGACGGAAAAATTGATGATGAGCGTTTTCGTAGCCTTCGTTTGGCTAGAGGTGTTTATGGTCAACGTCAGGAAGGTGTACAAATGATTCGTATCAAATTACCATTTGGTAAAGTGACTAGCGAACAATTGTTGCGTATTACTAAAGTTTCTGATGAATATTCAACAGGACGTTTGCACATAACAACACGTCAGGATATTCAAATCCACTATGTGAGTTTAGATAGAACACCACAACTTTGGGCAGAATTAGAGAAAGATGATGTTACGCTTCGTGAAGCTTGTGGAAATACCGTGAGAAATATTACGGCTAGTGAAACAGCAGGAATTGATTCAGAAGAGCCTTTTGATGTGTCGCCTTATGCACATGCTTTGTTTCAGTTTTTCTTGAGAAACCCAGTTTGTCAGGAAATGGGACGTAAATTTAAAATGTCATTTTCTTCTTCAGATAAAGATACAGGTTTGAGCTATTTACACGATTTAGGATTTATTCCAAAAATTGTAAATGGCGAAAGAGGTTTTAAAGTGATGTTAGGTGGTGGACTAGGTTCTCAACCAAGTCATGCCGAATTATTATCGGAATTTATTCCAGTAAACCAAATTATTCCTACTACGGAAGGAGTTTTGAGAATTTTTGACCGCTATGGCGAAAGAGCAAAACGTTTGAAAGCACGTATGAAATTCCTAATCAAAGAGTTGGGAAGAGACGAGTTCTTACGATTGGTTGAAGAAGAGAAAAAAGCGTTGTCTTACCAAACAGTTGAAATTGACACTACTGCTTTTGATGGTGAAATTCCAGCTCCTTTATTAGAAGCACCAAAAGTAGTTATCGAAGATACAGCTGCTTTCGAAGCTTGGAAAAAATCAAATGTAATTGCGCAAAAACAAGCGGGTTATGTTGCTATTGGAATCAAGGTTTTATTAGGAGATTTTTATACAGATAAAGCGAGAGCATTGGCTGAATTAATCAAAAATTATGCAGCTAATGAATTGCGTTTTTCTTTGAGACAAGATATTTTAATTCGTCACGTAAAAGAAGAAAACCTACCGTTTTTCTACCAAGAATTAGCCAAATTAGATTTTGTTGCATTGGGTTACAATACCATTGCAGATATTACAGCTTGTCCAGGAACAGATACTTGTAATTTAGGAATCGCAAGTAGTACTGGAATCGCAGTAGAACTAGAAAGAGTTTTAGAAACGGAATATCCACAATACAGCAACAATCAAGATATCACGATTAAAATCAGTGGTTGTATGAATGCTTGTGGACAACACAATATGGCTGAAATAGGATTTCAAGGAATGTCTATCAATGCTGGAAAATTAGTAGCTCCTGCGCTTCAAGTGTTATTAGGAGGAGGAAATTTAGGAAATGGAAACGGAAGATTTTCGGATAAAGTAATCAAAATTCCTAGTAGAAGAGGACCTGATGCTTTGCGTTTTATCTTAAATGATTTTGAAGCAAATGGAAACGGACAATCGTTCTTAGAATATTATGACGCTAAAGGCGAGAAATATTTCTATGAATTTTTAAAACCATTAGCTGATGTTACTAATTTAACCGAAGCAGATTTTGTAGATTGGGGTAATGCTGATAACTACGTAAAAGCGGTTGGTGTTGGAGAATGTGCAGGTGTAGTAATTGATTTAGTAGCTACTTTATTATTTGAAGCTAAAGATAAATTGACTTTTGCACAAGAAGCTTTTGAAGAAGGAAAATGGGCAGATGCTATTTATTTAGCTTACGCAGGATATGTAAATGGTGCAAAAGCATTATTACTTGCTGAAAAACAAAAAACAAACCACCACGCTGGAATTATCGATTTATTTGATACCGTTTTTGTTGAAAGCAATAAAATTAAGTTGAATGGAACTTTCAAAGCTTTGGTTTACCAAATCAAAGAAAATGAGCCTTCGGCTGAATTTGCAAAAAAATACATTCAAGAAGCAGTTTCATTTTTTGAAACTATCGAAGACTATAGAGCCAAAGATTTAGCTAATGCATAA
- the cysD gene encoding sulfate adenylyltransferase subunit CysD — protein sequence MSSILKTNALESEAIYIFREVISQFDKPVLLFSGGKDSITLVRLAQKAFFPAKIPFPLLHVDTGHNFPETIEFRDKLVAELGLELIVRNVQDAIDEGKVVEESGKYSSRNSLQTTTLLDAIEEFKFDACIGGARRDEEKARAKERIFSVRDDFGQWDEKNQRPELFDILNGKIENGQNVRVFPISNWTELDVWSYIEQEQIEIPSIYFSHKRKVFLRDGLIWSHSPFVYQEEDEEVEERIVRFRTVGDMSCTAAVESYAATIQEVVGEIRSSTISERGARIDDKRSEAAMEKRKQQGYF from the coding sequence ATGAGTTCAATATTAAAAACAAATGCTTTAGAAAGCGAAGCGATATACATTTTCAGAGAAGTAATTTCTCAGTTTGATAAACCAGTTTTGCTTTTTTCAGGTGGGAAAGATTCAATTACATTGGTGCGTTTAGCGCAAAAAGCTTTTTTCCCTGCGAAAATTCCTTTTCCTCTTTTGCATGTTGATACAGGACATAACTTTCCTGAAACAATAGAATTTAGAGATAAATTAGTGGCGGAATTAGGATTAGAATTAATCGTTCGTAATGTGCAAGATGCTATTGACGAAGGAAAAGTTGTTGAAGAGTCAGGAAAATATTCTAGTAGAAATAGTTTGCAAACAACTACACTTTTGGATGCAATTGAAGAATTCAAATTTGATGCTTGTATAGGTGGAGCACGTAGAGACGAGGAAAAAGCAAGAGCTAAAGAACGTATTTTCTCTGTTCGTGATGACTTTGGTCAATGGGATGAGAAAAACCAACGTCCTGAGTTGTTTGATATTTTGAATGGAAAAATTGAAAATGGTCAAAATGTTCGTGTGTTTCCAATTTCTAACTGGACTGAATTAGATGTTTGGAGTTATATTGAACAAGAACAAATTGAAATTCCATCAATTTACTTTTCACACAAACGTAAAGTATTCTTAAGAGATGGATTAATTTGGTCACACTCTCCATTTGTTTACCAAGAAGAAGACGAAGAAGTTGAAGAAAGAATTGTTCGTTTTAGAACCGTTGGAGATATGAGCTGTACGGCAGCAGTTGAATCTTATGCAGCAACGATTCAAGAAGTAGTAGGTGAAATCAGATCTTCGACTATTTCAGAAAGAGGAGCCAGAATTGATGATAAGCGTTCTGAAGCCGCAATGGAAAAAAGAAAACAACAAGGATACTTTTAG
- a CDS encoding OsmC family protein yields the protein MKITLDRVNENFHFQLKNDRGHIVNLDARPDFGGNDMGPSPMELVLMGVAGCSGIDMISILKKQRQNITSFKAEVEGERVQVGEAKPFKDIYVVFYLEGPINEDKAARAAQLSFEKYCSVSKTLEPTATIHYKVVLNGVELPK from the coding sequence ATGAAAATAACATTAGATAGAGTAAACGAAAATTTTCACTTTCAATTAAAAAATGATCGTGGCCATATAGTAAATCTAGATGCTAGACCTGATTTTGGTGGAAATGATATGGGACCAAGTCCAATGGAGTTAGTATTAATGGGTGTTGCAGGCTGTAGTGGAATCGATATGATTTCGATATTAAAAAAGCAACGTCAGAACATTACCTCTTTCAAAGCTGAGGTTGAGGGCGAACGCGTTCAAGTTGGCGAAGCAAAACCATTTAAAGATATTTATGTGGTTTTCTATTTAGAAGGGCCAATCAATGAAGATAAAGCAGCAAGAGCAGCACAGCTTTCTTTTGAAAAATACTGTTCCGTTTCTAAAACATTAGAACCAACGGCAACTATACATTATAAAGTAGTTTTGAACGGAGTGGAATTACCAAAATAA